The Patescibacteria group bacterium genome segment TTATAGAGGTGACGAAGTTCTTGGCGGTGGGATAATTTCAGGATATGAAAATTAAGATATTAATCATTTTAATAATTTTTTCAATTCCAATTTTTCTGAGGGCTGAGACTATTGAACAAAGACTTTCTGGTAAAATCCTTCTTTCTGTAGAAGAAAACGGTGAAGCTTGGTATCTTAATCCGGACGACAATAGAAGACATTATCTAGGTAGACCAGTTGACGCGTTTAATATTATGCGCGAATTATCTCTAGGAATAACAAACGATGATTATAATAAAATAGTCGACGATGTTCCATTACGATTTTTAGGAAAAATACTTTTGAAAGTAGAAGATTTAGGAAAAGCGTATTATGTAAATCCAGATGATATGAAAATGCACTATCTCGGAAGACCAGCTGACGCATTTAAAATAATGAGAGAATTGGGATTAGGAATAAGCAAAGAAAATTTGAGATTGCTTAGAGAATTTAATAAAAACGAGATAATTTCTAAAAATGTCCAATATAATGTTCCCTTTACATCACAAGCACCAAACGCTGAGTGGTATTTAGAGTTATTTCAAGACGGCTGTGAGGAAGCAAGCGCGTTGATAGCAGTCTCATGGGCAAGAGACGAAGTTTTTGATGACCAGATGGCTCGCAAAGCTATTGTAGACACATCCGACTGGGAAGATAAAAGATTCGGAGAATTCCTAGATATTTCAGCTGAAGATACGGCCACAATGATTAGAGAATATTATAGTTACAGTAATATTGAAGTCTTAGAACTCTCTGTCGTAGGTGATTTGGTTAATGCCCTCCAGGAAGGCGTAATTATTACTCCAATGAATGGTCAATTGCTTGGGAATATTTATTTTACAGCTCCGGGCCCTGAAAATCATATGCTTGTTATAAAAGGATATACCGAAAAAGATAGAGAGTTTACAACTAATGACCCAGGGACCAGAAGGGGAAACGGTTATCGATATGACGAAAATATATTGTTTGATGCGATTCGAGATTATCCGACTGGACATCACGAACCAAACAATA includes the following:
- a CDS encoding C39 family peptidase, which gives rise to MKIKILIILIIFSIPIFLRAETIEQRLSGKILLSVEENGEAWYLNPDDNRRHYLGRPVDAFNIMRELSLGITNDDYNKIVDDVPLRFLGKILLKVEDLGKAYYVNPDDMKMHYLGRPADAFKIMRELGLGISKENLRLLREFNKNEIISKNVQYNVPFTSQAPNAEWYLELFQDGCEEASALIAVSWARDEVFDDQMARKAIVDTSDWEDKRFGEFLDISAEDTATMIREYYSYSNIEVLELSVVGDLVNALQEGVIITPMNGQLLGNIYFTAPGPENHMLVIKGYTEKDREFTTNDPGTRRGNGYRYDENILFDAIRDYPTGHHEPNNKIVRKVILVKK